Proteins from a genomic interval of Candidatus Rokuibacteriota bacterium:
- a CDS encoding GAF domain-containing protein: MRVPSLSLLARFSLLSLGCVLALMAALGWVTSRVLVQNMQESEWQTTAQIVRYQARTYGLEQIFIDPEARLDRARIRSSLSPLLSLPEVVRVKAWDRDAVVLWSDDERLIGRSFSDNPDLAAALRGQVRVQLKSLQKPENVQEREFFGTLAEVYVPIFAAQDRGPVIGVLEVYKVPQRLYGEIRKARNTVWATTTLGGLLLYLSLFWAVRVSHRIQTRAEAGRRKAEAELLRLNQELEQRVVDRTAALEAARRELEASNAAVSRLLEESERRRQRVGTLAAVSRRLTAELDLPGLLGSISEAAAEIFEGEAGFRLAEGEWLVRVGATPGAMEAMSSDRIRIGESISGRVAATARPYVTADTAEDSHIIPAHRARVQADRTGALMCVPVRMGSRVLGTLIVYGPRGHRFDDDAVNVAQGLADQAGIAIENARLYEAAVQARREAEMALSQVKQLHGLLPICAYCKKVRNDRNYWEQIETYIGERSQATFSHGICPECNATVVAKQLEEWRQRQR; this comes from the coding sequence ATGCGTGTTCCCAGCCTGAGTCTCCTCGCGCGCTTCTCGCTGCTGAGTCTGGGGTGCGTGCTGGCCCTGATGGCCGCCCTCGGGTGGGTGACCTCTCGTGTGCTCGTGCAGAACATGCAAGAGAGCGAGTGGCAGACCACCGCCCAGATCGTCCGCTATCAAGCTCGCACTTACGGGCTTGAGCAGATCTTCATCGATCCCGAGGCTCGGCTGGACCGGGCGCGCATCCGATCGTCCCTGAGCCCGCTCCTCAGCCTGCCCGAGGTCGTTCGCGTCAAGGCATGGGACCGTGACGCCGTCGTGCTCTGGTCGGACGACGAACGACTCATCGGCCGGAGCTTTTCCGACAACCCCGATCTCGCGGCCGCGCTGCGGGGGCAGGTCCGCGTTCAGCTCAAGAGCCTGCAGAAGCCCGAGAACGTGCAGGAGCGCGAGTTCTTCGGGACGCTGGCGGAAGTGTATGTGCCGATCTTCGCCGCCCAGGATCGCGGGCCCGTGATCGGCGTGCTCGAGGTCTACAAGGTCCCGCAGCGGCTCTACGGGGAGATCCGCAAAGCCCGGAACACCGTCTGGGCCACGACGACCCTGGGCGGCCTTCTGCTGTACCTCTCCCTCTTCTGGGCCGTCCGCGTCTCCCATCGCATCCAGACCCGGGCGGAGGCCGGGCGCCGGAAGGCCGAGGCAGAGCTGCTCCGGCTGAACCAGGAGCTGGAGCAGCGCGTGGTCGATCGCACGGCGGCGCTCGAAGCCGCCAGGCGGGAGCTGGAGGCGTCCAACGCCGCGGTGTCGCGCCTCCTCGAGGAGTCCGAGCGCCGGAGGCAGCGCGTCGGAACCCTGGCGGCCGTCTCCCGTCGCCTGACCGCGGAGCTGGACCTGCCCGGTCTGCTGGGCTCCATCTCCGAGGCGGCGGCCGAGATCTTCGAGGGAGAGGCGGGCTTCCGGCTCGCCGAGGGAGAGTGGCTGGTCCGCGTCGGCGCAACCCCCGGCGCCATGGAGGCCATGTCGAGCGACCGCATCAGGATCGGTGAGTCGATCAGCGGAAGGGTCGCGGCCACGGCCCGGCCATACGTCACCGCGGACACGGCCGAGGACTCCCACATCATCCCGGCGCACCGCGCGCGGGTCCAGGCCGACCGGACCGGCGCCCTCATGTGCGTGCCGGTCAGGATGGGCTCCCGGGTTCTCGGCACCCTGATCGTCTATGGCCCGCGCGGCCATCGTTTCGACGACGACGCCGTCAACGTCGCCCAGGGCCTGGCCGACCAGGCCGGCATCGCCATCGAGAACGCGCGACTGTACGAGGCCGCCGTCCAGGCCCGGCGGGAGGCCGAGATGGCACTGAGCCAGGTCAAGCAGCTCCACGGCCTGCTGCCCATCTGCGCGTACTGCAAGAAGGTCCGCAATGATCGGAACTACTGGGAGCAGATCGAGACCTACATCGGCGAGCGCTCGCAGGCCACCTTCAGCCACGGCATCTGTCCGGAGTGCAACGCCACCGTTGTCGCCAAGCAGCTGGAGGAGTGGCGCCAGCGCCAGCGCTGA